Proteins encoded by one window of Maridesulfovibrio bastinii DSM 16055:
- the leuB gene encoding 3-isopropylmalate dehydrogenase, with protein sequence MKICVMPGDGIGPEIVEQGLNVLNVIGEKFGHTFETEEVLIGGAAIDAKGVPLPDETVEACKAADAVLLGAVGGPKWDTIDPSIRPERGLLGIRKALGLFANLRPASLFPQLKDACFLRPDIVEKGIDVMVVRELTGGIYFGEPKGEGEKDGQKYGFNTMVYYEEEIRRIAKIAFETARKRKKRVCSVDKANVLDVSRVWRAIVIEVSKEYPDVELTHLYVDNAAMQLVRDPSQFDVIVTGNLFGDILSDEASVITGSIGMLPSASVGAANPGIFEPIHGSAPDIAGEDKANPLATILSIAMMLRYAFNLDKEAECIEAAVEKTLSSGLRTGDIMDEGGTLVGCKAMGEAVIKNL encoded by the coding sequence ATGAAAATTTGTGTAATGCCCGGTGATGGAATCGGCCCGGAGATAGTTGAGCAGGGTTTGAATGTCCTGAACGTTATCGGCGAGAAATTCGGCCATACTTTTGAAACTGAGGAAGTTCTGATTGGTGGCGCAGCTATCGACGCCAAGGGTGTTCCTCTTCCTGATGAGACCGTGGAAGCCTGTAAGGCTGCTGATGCTGTTCTGCTTGGCGCAGTAGGCGGACCGAAATGGGATACCATTGATCCCTCCATTCGTCCCGAACGCGGACTGCTCGGCATCCGCAAGGCTCTCGGACTTTTTGCCAACCTGCGTCCTGCATCTCTTTTCCCTCAGCTCAAGGATGCCTGCTTTTTACGTCCTGACATCGTTGAAAAGGGTATTGACGTAATGGTTGTTCGTGAGCTTACCGGCGGTATCTACTTTGGTGAACCCAAAGGCGAAGGTGAGAAAGACGGTCAGAAATACGGCTTCAATACAATGGTTTATTATGAAGAAGAAATCAGACGTATTGCCAAGATCGCTTTTGAAACAGCTCGCAAGCGTAAAAAACGTGTTTGCTCTGTTGATAAGGCTAATGTTTTGGACGTTTCCCGTGTATGGCGCGCTATAGTCATTGAAGTTTCCAAAGAATACCCTGACGTTGAACTTACTCATCTTTATGTTGATAATGCTGCAATGCAGCTCGTTCGTGATCCTTCACAGTTTGATGTTATCGTAACCGGAAACCTTTTCGGTGACATACTTTCTGATGAAGCTTCCGTTATTACAGGATCAATCGGAATGCTGCCTTCAGCTTCTGTTGGCGCTGCAAATCCCGGTATTTTTGAACCTATCCATGGATCAGCTCCTGATATTGCAGGGGAAGATAAAGCTAATCCTCTGGCAACAATACTCTCCATTGCAATGATGCTTCGCTATGCGTTTAATCTTGATAAAGAAGCAGAATGCATTGAAGCTGCTGTAGAAAAAACTCTCAGCTCCGGATTGAGAACCGGAGATATTATGGATGAAGGTGGAACCCTTGTTGGCTGCAAGGCCATGGGTGAAGCTGTTATTAAAAATCTTTAA
- a CDS encoding MATE family efflux transporter gives MEDTAKNQHHAFESHPHKTLFTLAIPVLFSLVAEPVTGLVDTAFISRLGAQPMAALGIGTMVFSSVFWIFGFLGIGTQTEVSHSLGKGDEVRASSLCWLAVGLGLVLGFLLIAVLYPMLGIIAEGMGGTGDVLQYAQEYMRYRLLGAPAILVTLSCFGALRGYQEMQTPLWIAVGLNAVNICLDWLLVFGHGPFPEMGVAGASLASSISQWFGAAGALIIIKRRFGLNLNFGIKDIRRLFVIGGDLFIRTGSVCVFLLFCTRVATRAGADAGAAHQAIRQFFVFLALFLDSFAISGQSLVGYFIGCSDIFHARKVASLVCFWSFITGIFLMIAMILGENTVIWILVPKEAVKVFIPAWLAVSLLQPINSLSFATDGIHLGTGDFSYLRNSMFTAVLISVAAIFLVERLEPENMLLWIWIISGIWTSLRALFGMIRIWPGIGRAPLKSENQPTVATN, from the coding sequence ATGGAAGATACAGCAAAAAATCAACACCACGCTTTTGAAAGCCATCCACACAAGACATTATTTACCCTTGCTATACCTGTTTTATTCTCCCTTGTAGCGGAGCCTGTAACTGGTTTGGTAGATACGGCTTTTATCTCTAGGCTCGGGGCACAGCCAATGGCTGCTCTCGGGATAGGCACGATGGTTTTTTCATCTGTTTTCTGGATTTTTGGTTTTTTGGGTATCGGTACTCAGACTGAAGTCTCGCATTCCCTTGGCAAAGGGGATGAAGTAAGAGCCTCTTCACTGTGCTGGCTTGCAGTTGGATTGGGACTTGTGCTTGGCTTTTTACTTATCGCCGTGCTTTACCCTATGCTTGGTATTATTGCCGAAGGAATGGGGGGCACTGGTGACGTCCTGCAATATGCACAAGAATATATGCGCTATAGACTGCTTGGTGCCCCTGCAATTCTGGTTACACTTTCCTGTTTTGGGGCTCTGAGAGGCTATCAGGAAATGCAGACCCCTCTTTGGATAGCCGTAGGTTTAAATGCTGTTAATATCTGTCTGGACTGGCTTCTTGTTTTCGGGCACGGACCTTTTCCGGAAATGGGAGTGGCCGGAGCTTCTCTTGCCAGTTCAATCAGCCAGTGGTTCGGCGCAGCAGGGGCTCTGATAATTATAAAGAGAAGATTCGGGTTAAATTTAAATTTTGGAATTAAAGATATTCGCAGACTTTTTGTGATAGGCGGAGACCTTTTTATAAGAACTGGAAGTGTCTGCGTTTTTCTATTGTTCTGTACTCGTGTGGCCACGAGGGCAGGGGCTGATGCCGGAGCGGCTCATCAGGCTATCAGACAGTTTTTCGTTTTTCTGGCTCTTTTTCTGGATTCTTTTGCTATTTCAGGCCAAAGCCTGGTCGGTTATTTTATAGGTTGCTCAGATATTTTTCATGCTCGCAAAGTTGCTTCACTGGTATGCTTCTGGAGCTTCATAACTGGAATTTTTCTGATGATTGCCATGATTCTTGGAGAAAATACTGTAATCTGGATTCTGGTTCCTAAAGAAGCTGTAAAAGTTTTTATTCCTGCATGGCTTGCTGTATCCCTTTTGCAACCGATTAATTCTTTGTCTTTTGCAACTGATGGCATCCATCTGGGAACAGGTGATTTTTCTTATTTACGGAACAGTATGTTTACTGCCGTTTTGATAAGTGTGGCAGCTATCTTTTTAGTTGAAAGGCTGGAACCTGAAAATATGCTTTTATGGATTTGGATAATTTCCGGGATCTGGACATCTCTTCGGGCTCTTTTCGGTATGATTCGAATCTGGCCGGGGATAGGTCGTGCCCCGCTAAAAAGTGAGAATCAACCGACTGTAGCAACAAATTAA
- a CDS encoding sirohydrochlorin cobaltochelatase translates to MQRCFGEKSYSIPALILLILILSVGTAFAGHARPEKKGILLVAFGSSVDSAQISFKEIDKKVKAEFPGVPVHWAFTSSIIRHKLAKTENRNIDSPSIALSKMMDEGFTDVAVQSLHTIPGEEYEGLLKTAEAFEGMPKGMKKITVGRPLLYNDGDVKKAVDALIASFPKGIRAQDSIVLMGHGTPSPANIYYPAIQYYLNLKGSNMFVGTVEGFPSLENVMDKLPSPKKGKVYLLPFMSVAGDHAHNDMAGNEDDSWKSILTKAGYDCVPVMKGTAEYPAVAELWIMHLKDAFNALSHK, encoded by the coding sequence ATGCAGCGCTGTTTTGGGGAAAAATCCTATTCAATTCCCGCTCTAATTTTACTCATACTGATTCTTTCCGTAGGTACCGCTTTTGCCGGTCATGCTCGACCCGAAAAAAAAGGAATTCTTCTTGTTGCTTTCGGTTCATCTGTTGATTCTGCACAGATTTCATTCAAAGAGATTGATAAGAAAGTTAAAGCTGAGTTCCCGGGAGTTCCTGTCCATTGGGCTTTCACGTCTTCTATTATCCGTCACAAGCTGGCTAAAACTGAGAATAGAAATATAGACTCTCCATCGATTGCGCTGTCAAAAATGATGGATGAGGGTTTTACCGATGTAGCCGTTCAATCACTGCACACAATTCCAGGTGAAGAATATGAAGGTCTGCTGAAAACAGCAGAAGCTTTTGAAGGTATGCCTAAAGGAATGAAAAAAATTACTGTAGGCAGACCCCTTCTTTATAATGATGGTGATGTAAAAAAAGCTGTTGATGCCCTGATAGCTTCCTTTCCAAAGGGAATAAGAGCACAGGATTCAATTGTACTGATGGGACATGGTACACCGAGTCCGGCTAATATTTATTATCCTGCAATTCAATATTATTTGAATCTTAAAGGTTCCAATATGTTTGTTGGAACCGTTGAGGGATTCCCTTCTCTTGAAAATGTTATGGATAAGCTGCCTTCACCCAAAAAGGGTAAAGTGTATCTGCTGCCTTTCATGTCTGTAGCCGGAGATCATGCCCATAATGATATGGCTGGCAATGAAGACGACTCATGGAAATCCATCCTCACCAAGGCCGGATATGACTGCGTTCCTGTAATGAAAGGAACTGCTGAATATCCTGCTGTTGCAGAACTCTGGATTATGCATCTGAAAGACGCATTTAATGCGTTAAGCCATAAGTAA
- a CDS encoding FecCD family ABC transporter permease gives MRNYGNRVEAAAVGLLIAGTCFSLVAACFFGPYDISVIQVLNVLADQLGFVNSTRIDSAVRFVVIDLRFGRICLAFLCGSSLSMAGVVYQGVLRNPLADPFTLGVSSGAAFGASLAIFLGSIPLLSFLWNCLGSLFLPLAALAGALVALTAVLSLGSIGGRISRETIVLAGIIVSTFLAALISLLKSLDEDSVSSIVFWIMGSFQGRGWEHVYLLLPYAAVGFLLVFFYSRELDILSLGDNEACHLGVNVTRSRLVLLLGASLVTGAAVAVSGVIGFIGLVVPHLVRMLFGSRHRPLLILSSLLGGLLLVWSDVLARTILSGGEELPVGVVTAMLGGPFFCLILRAYKKVHL, from the coding sequence ATGAGGAATTACGGAAACAGGGTCGAAGCGGCAGCAGTTGGTCTGCTGATTGCTGGTACATGTTTCTCACTTGTCGCCGCCTGTTTTTTTGGTCCGTACGATATCTCCGTTATACAGGTTTTAAACGTGCTTGCGGACCAGCTTGGCTTTGTAAATTCAACCAGAATTGATAGCGCTGTAAGGTTTGTCGTCATTGATCTGCGTTTTGGCAGAATTTGTCTGGCTTTTTTGTGTGGCTCATCGTTATCAATGGCCGGAGTTGTTTATCAGGGGGTTTTAAGAAATCCTCTTGCAGATCCATTTACTCTTGGAGTCAGCAGCGGTGCTGCTTTTGGCGCTTCTCTAGCTATTTTTTTAGGTTCGATCCCATTGCTTTCATTTCTGTGGAACTGTCTGGGCTCATTGTTTCTTCCGCTGGCAGCGCTTGCCGGGGCTTTAGTTGCTCTTACTGCTGTTCTTTCTCTTGGAAGCATAGGAGGTCGGATCAGCCGCGAGACTATCGTTTTAGCCGGGATAATTGTTTCAACCTTTCTGGCTGCTTTGATTTCTCTGCTTAAATCTCTGGATGAAGATTCTGTCAGCAGTATTGTGTTCTGGATAATGGGCAGTTTTCAGGGACGCGGATGGGAGCATGTCTATCTGTTGTTACCATACGCGGCTGTTGGATTTCTGCTTGTTTTTTTCTATTCGCGCGAGCTGGATATTCTGTCTCTCGGTGATAATGAAGCGTGTCATCTCGGAGTGAATGTTACCAGATCGCGACTTGTACTGTTGCTTGGAGCAAGTCTTGTTACCGGAGCTGCGGTTGCTGTTTCCGGAGTAATCGGGTTTATAGGTCTGGTTGTTCCCCATCTGGTCAGGATGTTGTTCGGCTCCAGACACAGACCATTACTAATATTATCTTCACTGCTTGGAGGTCTTCTTCTTGTCTGGTCTGATGTACTGGCCAGAACAATTCTTTCCGGGGGTGAAGAACTTCCTGTAGGTGTTGTCACAGCTATGCTTGGAGGTCCTTTTTTCTGTCTTATTCTCAGAGCATATAAAAAGGTGCATTTGTGA
- a CDS encoding ABC transporter ATP-binding protein, with amino-acid sequence MISMEKVYSGYGERDILKDINLDFRKGEMVAVLGPNGSGKTTLVSTISGILSPSLGSVKILNRSAREYSRKDLARIMAVIPQRVELSFDITVRDMVLMGRYAYTGWFSGYGNEDYSKCFEAMEKTSVAHLADRSIKVLSGGEFQRVLIARAVAQATSMMILDEAASGIDVSGKIEIFNLLRLLASGGTGIISVIHDLNLASVYFDRLIFFKNGQVVLDGKPSEIITEENIAYVYDADVRIVKHPELGLPQVLFNPAAVDTVCRNSKCRNKDS; translated from the coding sequence ATGATAAGCATGGAAAAAGTTTATTCAGGATATGGCGAGAGAGACATCCTCAAGGACATAAATCTTGATTTCAGAAAAGGGGAAATGGTTGCTGTTCTGGGGCCAAATGGAAGTGGTAAAACAACACTTGTTTCAACCATATCCGGTATCCTTTCTCCAAGCCTTGGTTCGGTTAAAATTTTAAATAGATCTGCAAGAGAATATTCACGAAAAGATTTAGCCAGAATAATGGCAGTTATCCCCCAGCGAGTTGAATTATCTTTTGATATAACTGTAAGGGATATGGTTTTAATGGGTCGGTATGCTTACACTGGATGGTTTTCCGGCTACGGCAATGAAGATTACAGTAAATGTTTTGAAGCAATGGAAAAAACATCTGTTGCTCATTTGGCCGACCGAAGTATTAAAGTCCTTTCTGGTGGAGAGTTTCAGCGCGTACTTATCGCAAGGGCTGTTGCTCAGGCCACTTCAATGATGATTCTTGATGAAGCAGCTTCGGGAATTGATGTTTCCGGTAAAATAGAGATTTTTAACTTGTTGCGCTTACTGGCTTCAGGTGGAACTGGAATAATAAGTGTTATCCATGATTTAAATCTTGCATCAGTTTATTTTGATCGGCTTATTTTTTTTAAAAATGGTCAGGTTGTCCTTGATGGAAAACCTTCTGAGATCATTACTGAGGAGAATATTGCTTATGTCTATGATGCCGATGTCAGGATTGTTAAGCATCCTGAACTTGGGCTTCCGCAAGTGCTTTTTAATCCTGCTGCTGTCGATACTGTGTGCAGGAACAGCAAATGCAGGAATAAAGATAGTTGA
- a CDS encoding ABC transporter substrate-binding protein — MMPMSGLLSILNLGFRKCFLILLLSILCAGTANAGIKIVDDFGRTVEIQHPAEKIIALYGSFNEIIYAMGQGNRLIARTAADNYPSQILKLPSIGTHMRPNVELITSLKPDLILQMAGRPKALTVLDPLEKFGIPCAVFKVSSFADLFSVIKRLGVLTGSESGASDLIENMKGRLSAVRSKIESGSQPTVFFEIRYPNLLGAGNASIVNDIINKSGGINCIKANKKISRIGEEELMKLNPDVYIYQKGRMNPSPVSPAKRKLFSMLGAVKNNRIYEVDESVFSRPGPRNVDAVEILSEILSSKGN; from the coding sequence ATGATGCCGATGTCAGGATTGTTAAGCATCCTGAACTTGGGCTTCCGCAAGTGCTTTTTAATCCTGCTGCTGTCGATACTGTGTGCAGGAACAGCAAATGCAGGAATAAAGATAGTTGATGATTTTGGCAGGACGGTTGAGATTCAACATCCCGCCGAAAAGATAATAGCCTTATACGGCTCTTTTAATGAAATTATTTATGCAATGGGGCAGGGAAACAGGTTAATTGCGAGAACCGCTGCGGATAATTATCCCTCACAGATTCTTAAACTTCCTTCAATCGGTACCCACATGAGGCCGAATGTTGAACTCATAACCTCCCTTAAGCCTGACCTTATTCTACAAATGGCAGGTCGTCCCAAAGCGTTGACCGTACTTGATCCATTGGAAAAATTTGGTATTCCGTGCGCTGTTTTTAAAGTGTCTTCGTTTGCTGATCTTTTCAGTGTAATAAAGCGGCTTGGGGTTTTAACCGGATCTGAGTCCGGAGCCTCAGATTTAATAGAAAATATGAAAGGACGTTTATCGGCTGTTCGTTCAAAGATTGAATCCGGCAGTCAGCCAACTGTTTTTTTTGAAATACGTTACCCTAATCTTCTGGGAGCTGGTAACGCCTCTATTGTTAACGATATTATCAATAAATCAGGTGGAATAAATTGTATTAAAGCAAATAAAAAAATAAGTCGTATCGGTGAGGAAGAGCTTATGAAGCTTAATCCTGATGTTTATATATATCAAAAAGGACGCATGAATCCTTCTCCGGTTTCTCCAGCTAAAAGAAAGCTGTTCAGCATGCTTGGTGCAGTAAAAAATAATCGAATTTATGAAGTGGATGAATCTGTTTTTTCGCGTCCGGGACCTCGAAATGTTGATGCTGTGGAAATCCTGTCCGAAATTCTCAGTAGTAAAGGTAATTAA
- the cobI gene encoding precorrin-2 C(20)-methyltransferase, producing the protein MNKYGKLYGIGVGPGDPELLTVKAVKILAAVDVVLAAASTKNEYSRSLDIAMQYIGGNCEIIKVSYPMTRDKKILDRAWEENADLAAEFLKSGKNVAFLTLGDPLIYSTFGYMLRTISKSYPQFDVEIIPGITSYQAAAAETGTILVESGQNLLLTSGVADEAKFKQSMEQSDNVVILKAYRNFVELRGAVMALSDKYNSKFISRLGLDGEQIFDDISAVPEKTHYLSLMLLTAAS; encoded by the coding sequence ATGAATAAATATGGTAAATTGTATGGAATAGGTGTCGGACCGGGTGATCCCGAGCTTCTGACAGTTAAAGCAGTAAAGATACTTGCCGCGGTGGATGTTGTTCTTGCCGCAGCTTCAACTAAAAATGAATATTCACGGTCGCTTGATATTGCCATGCAGTATATTGGTGGTAATTGTGAAATTATAAAGGTCAGCTATCCAATGACCAGAGATAAAAAAATACTGGATAGAGCCTGGGAAGAGAATGCCGATTTGGCAGCAGAATTCCTTAAGAGTGGTAAGAATGTGGCCTTTCTCACTTTGGGTGATCCACTCATATATTCAACTTTTGGATATATGCTACGGACTATTTCAAAAAGTTATCCCCAATTTGATGTTGAAATCATACCGGGAATAACTTCGTATCAGGCTGCCGCGGCTGAAACCGGGACTATCCTTGTTGAATCCGGTCAGAATCTACTGCTCACTTCAGGGGTTGCAGATGAAGCAAAATTTAAACAGAGTATGGAGCAGAGTGACAACGTTGTTATTCTTAAAGCTTACAGAAACTTTGTTGAACTTCGTGGTGCGGTGATGGCTTTAAGTGATAAATATAATTCAAAGTTTATCAGCAGATTAGGTCTTGATGGGGAGCAGATATTTGATGATATTTCAGCTGTACCGGAAAAGACTCATTATCTTTCATTAATGCTGTTGACCGCAGCTTCTTAA
- a CDS encoding GIY-YIG nuclease family protein: MTKWYVYLLRCSDNSLYCGITTDPQRRLKEHNSGKGAKYTSPRRPVIFETVMEVPDRSAACRLENLTKQRPASQKKDFLEQESKKLMATI, from the coding sequence ATGACCAAATGGTATGTCTATCTGCTGCGATGCTCTGATAACTCTCTTTATTGCGGAATAACCACAGATCCTCAAAGAAGATTAAAGGAACATAATTCAGGGAAAGGGGCTAAGTACACCTCTCCGCGAAGACCTGTTATATTTGAAACGGTAATGGAAGTTCCAGATAGAAGCGCGGCCTGTCGTCTGGAAAATCTTACCAAACAAAGGCCGGCTTCGCAAAAAAAAGACTTCCTTGAGCAGGAGTCTAAAAAACTTATGGCAACAATTTAA
- a CDS encoding ABC-F family ATP-binding cassette domain-containing protein, with protein sequence MSRITVQSVSKSYNGEDLFEDLSFEVSSGMRVAVTGPNGCGKSTLLKLIAGRIEPDGGSVSFSQGARLGYVAQELGEDDLCRGLLSWVLAALPSWNKIWEDWDKAAETNDIALMERLSNRQHELEIQFGYNPEHKARTILTGLGFSEESLLCKLQELSGGWRERAKLARVLLQGADLLLLDEPTNHLDLEAVEWLESYLLSFRGAVVYVAHDRVFLDRVGTHVLFLGSGRPVLRRGSFTEYLEWQAENAMQRSREAAKLSARIENEYSYIRRFRVKARKAAQAQSKLKKVEKLEEELSRLQDEASLNRSGRSLNFRLPPTSRGDKAAINVVDLEFSYDGKPPSIWPKLSFQLFRGRKIALAAPNGAGKSTLLKVVIGELEAFSGSAKIGPNTTMAYFSQHQSDILRTDSTVISEIRRLSDPKTTDEQLKSVLGLFLLGEGYFERPVSALSGGEKNRLVLSSLFLSRANLLILDEPTNHLDLESREGLVKALNDYDGTLFFVAHDRYLLSEVAEEIWALTDSGIRSFHSFAEYDEYRKAKNKQADSSTEGEKQPVAVKEEKRRLTKEDKRKQAEIRNKLYKELKPKTEKYSKLESELEKVLEDQSEMEEKLNDPSLYENPASALELNSKYTEASSWAESLMEQMAVLEDEISALEAKKAELLEGGD encoded by the coding sequence ATGTCCCGCATAACAGTCCAATCTGTCAGCAAGTCCTATAACGGAGAGGATTTGTTTGAAGATTTATCATTTGAAGTTTCCTCCGGAATGCGGGTTGCTGTTACAGGTCCCAATGGCTGTGGTAAATCTACTTTATTGAAGCTCATAGCCGGTCGGATTGAACCGGATGGTGGTTCTGTTTCTTTTTCTCAGGGGGCCAGACTTGGTTATGTAGCTCAGGAACTTGGTGAGGATGATCTATGCAGAGGTCTGTTGAGCTGGGTTCTCGCTGCACTTCCTTCATGGAATAAAATCTGGGAAGACTGGGATAAGGCAGCCGAAACAAATGATATCGCCCTGATGGAACGTTTGTCTAACAGGCAGCATGAGCTTGAAATACAATTCGGTTACAACCCTGAGCATAAAGCCAGAACTATTTTAACCGGTCTGGGCTTTTCTGAAGAATCTTTATTATGCAAGCTTCAGGAACTAAGCGGTGGCTGGCGCGAGAGAGCCAAGCTGGCAAGAGTTTTGTTACAGGGAGCAGACCTGTTGCTGCTTGATGAACCGACAAACCATCTTGATCTTGAAGCTGTTGAATGGTTGGAAAGTTATCTTTTGAGTTTTAGAGGTGCCGTAGTTTATGTGGCCCATGATAGAGTCTTTTTAGACAGAGTCGGAACCCATGTCCTGTTTTTAGGTTCAGGACGTCCGGTGCTTCGCAGAGGTTCATTCACGGAATATCTTGAGTGGCAGGCTGAAAATGCGATGCAGCGTAGTCGTGAAGCAGCTAAGCTTTCTGCTAGAATTGAAAATGAATACAGCTATATCCGCCGATTCAGAGTAAAAGCAAGAAAAGCTGCTCAGGCTCAGTCTAAACTTAAGAAGGTTGAAAAGCTTGAGGAAGAACTAAGTCGATTGCAGGATGAAGCCAGTCTGAACAGATCCGGGCGAAGCTTAAATTTTCGTCTTCCCCCGACTTCACGAGGTGATAAGGCTGCGATTAATGTTGTTGATTTGGAATTTTCTTATGACGGCAAGCCTCCTTCAATCTGGCCTAAATTAAGCTTTCAACTGTTCCGAGGACGTAAAATAGCTCTTGCAGCTCCAAATGGAGCTGGAAAATCTACCTTGCTTAAAGTTGTGATAGGTGAGCTTGAAGCTTTTTCCGGGAGTGCTAAAATAGGTCCAAACACGACTATGGCCTATTTCAGCCAGCACCAGAGCGATATTTTGAGAACTGATTCAACGGTAATCAGTGAAATAAGAAGGTTAAGCGACCCCAAGACCACTGACGAGCAGTTAAAAAGCGTTCTAGGGCTTTTTCTGCTGGGAGAAGGATATTTTGAAAGGCCTGTTTCAGCTCTTTCTGGTGGAGAAAAAAACAGACTTGTCCTTTCAAGCCTTTTTCTTTCCAGAGCTAATCTGCTTATTCTGGACGAACCAACCAACCATTTAGATCTGGAAAGCCGTGAGGGGCTGGTTAAAGCCCTGAATGATTATGACGGAACTTTATTTTTTGTAGCGCATGACAGATATCTGCTAAGTGAAGTTGCAGAAGAAATCTGGGCTTTAACTGACAGTGGTATAAGAAGTTTTCATTCATTTGCTGAGTACGATGAATACCGTAAGGCAAAAAATAAGCAGGCTGACAGTTCAACTGAAGGTGAAAAGCAACCGGTAGCTGTAAAAGAAGAAAAACGCAGGCTTACCAAAGAAGATAAGCGTAAGCAGGCTGAAATAAGGAACAAACTTTACAAAGAGCTTAAACCCAAAACTGAAAAATATTCTAAACTTGAGTCTGAGCTTGAAAAAGTACTTGAAGATCAGTCTGAAATGGAGGAAAAGCTTAACGACCCCTCCCTCTATGAAAACCCTGCATCGGCTCTGGAGCTTAATTCAAAGTACACAGAGGCAAGCAGTTGGGCTGAATCATTGATGGAACAGATGGCTGTTCTTGAAGATGAAATCTCAGCTTTGGAAGCTAAAAAGGCGGAACTTCTTGAGGGTGGAGATTGA
- a CDS encoding (deoxy)nucleoside triphosphate pyrophosphohydrolase — protein sequence MSQEKPIEVVAGIIWRDDLFLSAERPVGKDYAGWWEFPGGKVEPGETLGEALVRELQEELGITASKFELWLEKIVEYPEYTVRLHFFDVWKFEGEVSSCEGQKFDWFKISDSPSVRFLPVNNEILRLLRNRESR from the coding sequence ATGTCTCAAGAGAAACCCATTGAAGTTGTTGCAGGAATTATATGGAGAGATGACCTTTTCCTTTCAGCGGAGCGGCCGGTTGGCAAAGATTATGCTGGTTGGTGGGAATTCCCCGGTGGCAAAGTTGAACCGGGTGAGACTCTTGGAGAAGCTCTTGTCAGGGAACTTCAGGAAGAATTGGGCATAACAGCCTCTAAATTTGAATTATGGCTTGAAAAGATAGTAGAATATCCTGAATATACTGTCAGATTGCATTTTTTTGATGTCTGGAAATTTGAAGGTGAAGTTTCTTCATGTGAAGGACAGAAGTTTGACTGGTTCAAAATTTCAGACTCTCCATCTGTCAGGTTTCTTCCGGTTAATAATGAGATTTTGAGACTTTTGCGAAATAGGGAAAGTCGGTAA
- the metF gene encoding methylenetetrahydrofolate reductase [NAD(P)H], whose translation MKIADIINKDKPFISLEFFPPKDRGSWPSFFEVVDRLKVLNPLFASVTYGAGGGTQDNSLDIVKILKSEKGIEPLAHLTSVGADEGKIGSFLDSLSEAGVQNVLALRGDPPKNVEGFDFNKQSFKHASDLVTFIKNRHPELCVAVAGYPEAHVESPSIKEDFKWMKYKIEEGGDFIITQLFFDNRVYFDFVDRLSGMNINVPVIPGILPIMSLKSAKFILSLCGAAIPGKFLSSLEKAYEEGGDEAVYRLGIDYAKKQAKELLEKGVPGVHLYTLNKAEACLEIGHSLGF comes from the coding sequence ATGAAAATAGCCGATATAATTAATAAAGATAAGCCTTTTATCTCGCTTGAATTTTTCCCTCCAAAAGATAGAGGATCATGGCCGTCTTTTTTTGAAGTTGTAGACAGGCTGAAAGTTTTAAATCCTCTTTTTGCTTCGGTTACTTATGGGGCCGGCGGAGGCACTCAGGACAATTCTCTGGATATTGTAAAAATTTTAAAGTCAGAAAAGGGGATTGAGCCGTTAGCCCATCTTACAAGTGTAGGTGCTGACGAAGGTAAAATCGGGTCTTTTTTAGACAGTCTTAGTGAAGCAGGGGTGCAAAATGTGCTTGCTTTACGTGGAGATCCCCCTAAAAACGTCGAAGGATTTGACTTTAACAAACAAAGCTTTAAACATGCTTCTGATCTGGTGACTTTCATCAAAAACAGGCATCCTGAATTATGCGTAGCTGTAGCAGGATACCCTGAAGCCCATGTGGAATCTCCTTCAATCAAAGAAGATTTTAAATGGATGAAATATAAAATTGAAGAAGGCGGCGATTTTATTATTACCCAGCTGTTTTTTGATAACAGGGTATATTTTGACTTCGTGGACAGACTTTCCGGGATGAACATAAATGTTCCGGTAATTCCCGGTATACTTCCAATTATGAGTCTTAAATCAGCTAAATTCATTCTTTCACTGTGTGGTGCTGCCATACCCGGTAAATTTTTAAGCTCTCTAGAAAAGGCTTATGAAGAAGGCGGGGATGAAGCCGTATACAGGCTTGGTATAGATTACGCTAAGAAGCAGGCGAAGGAGTTGCTTGAAAAAGGAGTTCCGGGAGTACATCTATACACGCTTAATAAAGCTGAAGCCTGTCTGGAAATCGGTCATAGTCTCGGCTTCTAA